One genomic segment of Nocardia spumae includes these proteins:
- a CDS encoding GNAT family N-acetyltransferase: MIEIRVVGADEWRLWRRARLAALAGAPEAYRTRLAEWQGDGDREQRWRDRLSIPGAHDLLAVRAHEPIGIVTAVPDPEGDAARIISMWVDESARGSGVGDRLITTLESWAAGNGYTTLSLGVFAGNEHAIGLYRRNGFEFLDEPGAPTPPPAADSAVDTRVERVMIKKLVPTG; the protein is encoded by the coding sequence GTGATCGAGATTCGTGTGGTGGGCGCGGACGAGTGGCGGTTGTGGCGGCGGGCGCGGCTGGCCGCACTGGCGGGTGCGCCGGAGGCATATCGCACGCGGCTGGCGGAATGGCAGGGCGACGGGGACCGGGAACAGCGCTGGCGGGATCGGCTCAGTATCCCTGGCGCGCACGATCTGCTCGCCGTGCGCGCGCATGAACCGATCGGAATCGTCACCGCTGTACCGGATCCGGAAGGTGATGCGGCCAGGATCATTTCGATGTGGGTCGACGAGTCCGCACGCGGGTCGGGAGTGGGCGACCGATTGATCACGACCCTGGAAAGCTGGGCGGCCGGGAACGGCTACACCACGCTCTCGCTCGGGGTGTTCGCGGGGAACGAGCATGCCATCGGGCTGTATCGGCGCAACGGCTTCGAGTTCCTGGACGAGCCCGGTGCGCCGACACCGCCACCGGCTGCCGACAGCGCAGTCGACACCCGGGTCGAACGCGTCATGATCAAGAAACTCGTCCCGACGGGCTGA
- the pcrA gene encoding DNA helicase PcrA, giving the protein METTVAGTKVSGTTEATNGATGTTGVGAVAPRTASRSAPDADEQVQRLLAGLNPQQRAAVVHAGSPLLIVAGAGSGKTAVLTRRIAYLLAERGVTPGQILAITFTNKAAAEMRERVIDLVGPRAAAMWVSTFHSSCVRILRMQANLLPGSLNSNFSIYDADDSRRLLAMIIRDQNLDPKKYSPRLLSTAISNLKNELIDPETAAADAESDESDLPGIVARVYAEYQRRLRAANAFDFDDLIGETVALLQRHPQVAEYYRRRFRHVLVDEYQDTNHAQYVLIRELVGHHVRPATDELADADAGAEAADPEFIPAGRAEAVPPSELCVVGDADQSIYAFRGATIRNIEEFERDFPDAETILLEQNYRSTQHILSAANALISRNENRRDKKLWTDSGDGDLIVGYVADNEHDEASFVAREIDRLVDQGDYNYADVAVFYRTNNNSRALEEIFIRMGLPYKVVGGVRFYERKEVRDVVAYLRVLENPDDAVSLRRILNTPRRGIGDRAEACVAVHAEQRDIGFATALRDAADGKVALLNTRAQRAIAGFLDLLDEIRAAGATPDSEYPDVGNIVDAVLDKTGYRGELEASDDPQDGARLDNLNELVSVAREFSSEARNNVEAARAEGLVPEAADGEPDPGSLAAFLERVSLVADTDQIPDEGSGVVTLMTLHTAKGLEFPVVFVTGWEDGQFPHMRALGDPAELAEERRLAYVGITRARKRLYLSRAVVRSGWGQAVSNPESRFLQEIPGHLMDWQRLEPAPPSGGRGFRRRGEDDGMERDWTRGDGWSQQRPGLRDRGPARPAAKHNNSGLVLAVGDRVSDDKYGLGRVVAAEGFGALATVTIDFGTAGKIRLIPQYSRTLVKL; this is encoded by the coding sequence ATGGAGACGACGGTGGCTGGAACAAAGGTGTCTGGAACGACCGAGGCGACGAACGGGGCGACAGGAACTACGGGGGTGGGCGCGGTGGCGCCGCGAACCGCGAGCCGGTCCGCCCCGGATGCCGACGAGCAGGTGCAACGCCTGCTCGCGGGCCTCAACCCGCAGCAGCGGGCCGCCGTCGTGCACGCCGGTTCCCCCCTGCTGATCGTCGCCGGCGCCGGCTCCGGCAAAACCGCCGTGCTGACCCGGCGCATCGCCTATCTGCTGGCCGAGCGCGGGGTCACACCGGGACAGATTCTGGCCATCACCTTCACCAACAAGGCCGCGGCCGAGATGCGCGAACGGGTGATCGACCTCGTGGGCCCGCGCGCGGCGGCGATGTGGGTCTCCACCTTCCATTCCTCCTGCGTACGCATTCTCCGGATGCAGGCCAACCTGTTGCCCGGCTCACTGAACTCGAATTTCTCCATCTACGACGCCGACGATTCGCGGCGGCTGCTGGCGATGATCATCCGCGATCAGAACCTGGATCCGAAGAAGTATTCGCCGCGCCTGCTGTCCACCGCCATCTCCAATCTCAAGAACGAGCTCATCGATCCCGAAACCGCCGCGGCGGACGCGGAATCCGACGAGTCCGACCTGCCCGGCATCGTCGCCCGGGTCTACGCCGAATATCAGCGTCGGTTGCGGGCCGCCAATGCCTTCGACTTCGACGATCTGATCGGCGAGACGGTGGCGCTGCTGCAGCGTCATCCGCAGGTCGCCGAGTACTACCGCCGCAGGTTCCGGCATGTTCTGGTCGACGAGTACCAGGACACCAACCACGCTCAGTACGTGCTGATCCGCGAGCTGGTCGGCCACCACGTGCGGCCCGCGACCGACGAACTCGCCGATGCCGATGCCGGGGCGGAGGCCGCCGATCCGGAGTTCATCCCGGCCGGCCGGGCCGAGGCGGTGCCGCCCAGCGAACTGTGTGTGGTGGGTGACGCCGATCAGTCCATCTACGCGTTCCGCGGTGCGACGATCCGCAATATCGAAGAATTCGAACGCGATTTCCCGGACGCGGAAACAATTCTGCTGGAACAGAACTACCGCTCCACCCAGCACATTCTGTCGGCCGCCAACGCGCTCATCTCTCGCAACGAGAATCGCCGCGACAAGAAGCTGTGGACCGATTCGGGCGACGGCGATCTGATCGTCGGTTACGTCGCGGACAACGAACACGACGAGGCCTCGTTCGTCGCCCGGGAAATCGATCGCCTGGTCGACCAGGGCGACTACAACTACGCCGATGTCGCGGTCTTCTATCGCACCAACAACAACTCGCGTGCGCTGGAAGAGATCTTCATCCGCATGGGCCTGCCCTACAAGGTCGTGGGCGGGGTGCGGTTCTACGAGCGCAAAGAGGTCCGCGATGTGGTGGCCTACCTGCGGGTGCTGGAGAATCCCGACGATGCGGTGAGCCTGCGCCGCATCCTCAACACCCCGCGCCGCGGTATCGGTGACCGCGCGGAGGCGTGCGTGGCCGTCCACGCCGAACAGCGCGATATCGGCTTCGCCACCGCGCTGCGGGACGCGGCCGACGGCAAGGTGGCGCTGCTCAACACCCGAGCCCAGCGCGCCATCGCCGGATTCCTGGATCTGCTCGACGAGATCCGGGCCGCCGGCGCCACCCCGGATTCGGAATATCCGGATGTCGGCAACATCGTGGACGCGGTGCTGGACAAGACCGGATATCGCGGCGAACTGGAAGCCTCCGACGACCCTCAGGACGGCGCCCGGCTGGACAACCTGAACGAACTCGTCAGCGTCGCACGGGAGTTCAGCTCCGAAGCCCGCAACAATGTCGAGGCGGCACGTGCCGAGGGGCTGGTACCCGAGGCGGCCGACGGGGAGCCGGATCCCGGCTCGCTGGCGGCCTTCCTGGAGCGGGTGTCACTGGTCGCCGACACCGATCAGATTCCCGACGAGGGATCCGGCGTGGTCACCCTGATGACACTGCACACGGCCAAGGGCCTGGAGTTCCCGGTGGTGTTCGTCACCGGCTGGGAGGACGGCCAGTTCCCGCATATGCGCGCTTTGGGCGATCCCGCCGAATTGGCCGAGGAACGCCGCCTGGCCTACGTGGGCATCACCCGGGCCCGCAAACGCCTGTATCTGTCCCGCGCGGTGGTCCGCTCGGGCTGGGGCCAAGCGGTGTCGAATCCGGAATCGCGCTTTCTGCAGGAGATTCCGGGGCATTTGATGGACTGGCAGCGGCTGGAGCCGGCGCCACCGTCGGGCGGTCGGGGTTTCCGCCGCCGCGGCGAGGACGACGGGATGGAACGCGATTGGACCCGCGGCGACGGCTGGTCCCAGCAGCGCCCCGGCCTGCGTGATCGCGGCCCGGCCCGCCCGGCCGCCAAACACAACAACTCGGGCTTGGTCCTGGCCGTGGGCGACCGCGTCAGCGACGACAAGTACGGCCTGGGCCGAGTGGTGGCCGCCGAGGGCTTCGGCGCCCTGGCGACAGTCACCATCGATTTCGGCACCGCGGGCAAGATTCGCTTGATCCCGCAGTACAGCCGGACCTTGGTGAAGCTCTGA